A stretch of Stigmatopora argus isolate UIUO_Sarg chromosome 22, RoL_Sarg_1.0, whole genome shotgun sequence DNA encodes these proteins:
- the bsx gene encoding brain-specific homeobox protein homolog isoform X3 translates to MTMNYPTPGPTQSTVASRMPILEYGYPLMPTPVLAPHPHHPLHKPEHHQYFFTSGMQMPALFQHHADLPGKHCRRRKARTVFSDSQLSGLEKRFEIQRYLSTPERVELATALSLSETQVKTWFQNRRMKHKKQLRKAQDEQKAPGQLERSVENLNESELTEKSDEELKRPIERDTYLLGEKDDDVDIEDDICSPDHLL, encoded by the exons ATGACCATGAACTATCCAACGCCGGGTCCCACGCAGAG CACCGTGGCCTCACGTATGCCGATCCTGGAGTATGGATACCCATTGATGCCAACGCCAGTATTGGCTCCACATCCGCACCATCCGCTCCACAAACCAGAGCATCATCAGTACTTCTTTACATCTG GAATGCAGATGCCGGCCTTGTTCCAGCACCACGCAGACTTACCGGGGAAGCACTGCAGACGCAGGAAGGCGAGGACGGTGTTCTCCGACTCGCAACTCTCCGGTTTAGAAAAGAGGTTTGAGATCCAGCGGTACTTGTCCACTCCTGAGAGAGTGGAGCTTGCCACTGCACTAAGCCTTTCTGAAACGCAG GTGAAAACGTGGTTTCAAAACCGGCGGATGAAGCACAAGAAGCAGCTACGGAAAGCACAGGATGAGCAAAAGGCACCTGGGCAGCTGGAAAGATCCGTAGAAAACCTGAATGAAAGTGAATTGACCGAGAAGAGTGACGAAGAACTGAAACGACCAATAGAGCGGGACACGTATTTGCTAGGAGAAAAAGACGACGATGTGGATATTGAGGATGATATTTGCTCTCCGGATCATCTCCTATAG
- the bsx gene encoding brain-specific homeobox protein homolog isoform X1, translating into MTMNYPTPGPTQRSTSFFIEDILLHKPKPLREVIQSPFCSTVASRMPILEYGYPLMPTPVLAPHPHHPLHKPEHHQYFFTSGMQMPALFQHHADLPGKHCRRRKARTVFSDSQLSGLEKRFEIQRYLSTPERVELATALSLSETQVKTWFQNRRMKHKKQLRKAQDEQKAPGQLERSVENLNESELTEKSDEELKRPIERDTYLLGEKDDDVDIEDDICSPDHLL; encoded by the exons ATGACCATGAACTATCCAACGCCGGGTCCCACGCAGAGGTCAACATCATTTTTTATAGAAGACATTTTATTACACAAACCCAAGCCATTGAGAGAGGTTATTCAATCGCCTTTCTGTAGCACCGTGGCCTCACGTATGCCGATCCTGGAGTATGGATACCCATTGATGCCAACGCCAGTATTGGCTCCACATCCGCACCATCCGCTCCACAAACCAGAGCATCATCAGTACTTCTTTACATCTG GAATGCAGATGCCGGCCTTGTTCCAGCACCACGCAGACTTACCGGGGAAGCACTGCAGACGCAGGAAGGCGAGGACGGTGTTCTCCGACTCGCAACTCTCCGGTTTAGAAAAGAGGTTTGAGATCCAGCGGTACTTGTCCACTCCTGAGAGAGTGGAGCTTGCCACTGCACTAAGCCTTTCTGAAACGCAG GTGAAAACGTGGTTTCAAAACCGGCGGATGAAGCACAAGAAGCAGCTACGGAAAGCACAGGATGAGCAAAAGGCACCTGGGCAGCTGGAAAGATCCGTAGAAAACCTGAATGAAAGTGAATTGACCGAGAAGAGTGACGAAGAACTGAAACGACCAATAGAGCGGGACACGTATTTGCTAGGAGAAAAAGACGACGATGTGGATATTGAGGATGATATTTGCTCTCCGGATCATCTCCTATAG
- the bsx gene encoding brain-specific homeobox protein homolog isoform X2, giving the protein MRCRTTQSLSKKRSNTVASRMPILEYGYPLMPTPVLAPHPHHPLHKPEHHQYFFTSGMQMPALFQHHADLPGKHCRRRKARTVFSDSQLSGLEKRFEIQRYLSTPERVELATALSLSETQVKTWFQNRRMKHKKQLRKAQDEQKAPGQLERSVENLNESELTEKSDEELKRPIERDTYLLGEKDDDVDIEDDICSPDHLL; this is encoded by the exons atgagatgcaggacaacacagagcCTCTCCAAGAAAAGATCCAA CACCGTGGCCTCACGTATGCCGATCCTGGAGTATGGATACCCATTGATGCCAACGCCAGTATTGGCTCCACATCCGCACCATCCGCTCCACAAACCAGAGCATCATCAGTACTTCTTTACATCTG GAATGCAGATGCCGGCCTTGTTCCAGCACCACGCAGACTTACCGGGGAAGCACTGCAGACGCAGGAAGGCGAGGACGGTGTTCTCCGACTCGCAACTCTCCGGTTTAGAAAAGAGGTTTGAGATCCAGCGGTACTTGTCCACTCCTGAGAGAGTGGAGCTTGCCACTGCACTAAGCCTTTCTGAAACGCAG GTGAAAACGTGGTTTCAAAACCGGCGGATGAAGCACAAGAAGCAGCTACGGAAAGCACAGGATGAGCAAAAGGCACCTGGGCAGCTGGAAAGATCCGTAGAAAACCTGAATGAAAGTGAATTGACCGAGAAGAGTGACGAAGAACTGAAACGACCAATAGAGCGGGACACGTATTTGCTAGGAGAAAAAGACGACGATGTGGATATTGAGGATGATATTTGCTCTCCGGATCATCTCCTATAG
- the bsx gene encoding brain-specific homeobox protein homolog isoform X4, with amino-acid sequence MPILEYGYPLMPTPVLAPHPHHPLHKPEHHQYFFTSGMQMPALFQHHADLPGKHCRRRKARTVFSDSQLSGLEKRFEIQRYLSTPERVELATALSLSETQVKTWFQNRRMKHKKQLRKAQDEQKAPGQLERSVENLNESELTEKSDEELKRPIERDTYLLGEKDDDVDIEDDICSPDHLL; translated from the exons ATGCCGATCCTGGAGTATGGATACCCATTGATGCCAACGCCAGTATTGGCTCCACATCCGCACCATCCGCTCCACAAACCAGAGCATCATCAGTACTTCTTTACATCTG GAATGCAGATGCCGGCCTTGTTCCAGCACCACGCAGACTTACCGGGGAAGCACTGCAGACGCAGGAAGGCGAGGACGGTGTTCTCCGACTCGCAACTCTCCGGTTTAGAAAAGAGGTTTGAGATCCAGCGGTACTTGTCCACTCCTGAGAGAGTGGAGCTTGCCACTGCACTAAGCCTTTCTGAAACGCAG GTGAAAACGTGGTTTCAAAACCGGCGGATGAAGCACAAGAAGCAGCTACGGAAAGCACAGGATGAGCAAAAGGCACCTGGGCAGCTGGAAAGATCCGTAGAAAACCTGAATGAAAGTGAATTGACCGAGAAGAGTGACGAAGAACTGAAACGACCAATAGAGCGGGACACGTATTTGCTAGGAGAAAAAGACGACGATGTGGATATTGAGGATGATATTTGCTCTCCGGATCATCTCCTATAG